The Candidatus Zymogenaceae bacterium genome includes a window with the following:
- a CDS encoding LL-diaminopimelate aminotransferase, whose protein sequence is MKVTYADRINELPPYLFEKIDQLKAEMQKTGADIIDLGVGDPDLPTPKPIIEVLQREVENPLNHRYPFTRGMEVFRRSVAEWYNRRFEVHIQQDGEVVSVIGSKEGISHVPVAFVNPGDVVLVPEPAYPVYAITAKFSGGEVSYMPLLEKNGYLPDLSAVDDDTARRARLMYLNYPNNPTSAIADEAYFKDVVTFAKKHNIIVVHDAAYTELYFNTERPMSFLEVEGAKDVGMEIHSLSKSFNMTGWRVGFAVGNQKIVGGLGKAKSNMDSGIFQPIQAAAAFALDHADELSVPIRDVYRSRRNVLASALKKAGLQCSTPSATFYFWVRVPEGYTSESFTELMLKKAHIVVTPGSGFGPSGEGYVRLTLCTTEERLIEAGRRIVDAMKKD, encoded by the coding sequence ATGAAAGTGACCTATGCCGATCGTATCAACGAGCTTCCCCCCTACCTGTTTGAAAAAATCGACCAGCTCAAGGCTGAGATGCAAAAAACGGGGGCGGACATCATCGACCTGGGGGTGGGAGACCCCGATCTGCCGACCCCGAAGCCCATCATCGAGGTGCTCCAGCGGGAGGTGGAAAATCCTCTCAATCATCGGTATCCCTTCACCCGGGGCATGGAGGTGTTTCGCCGCTCCGTGGCGGAGTGGTATAACCGCAGGTTCGAGGTACATATACAGCAGGACGGGGAGGTCGTCTCCGTCATCGGCTCCAAGGAGGGCATCTCTCACGTACCGGTGGCCTTCGTGAATCCGGGGGATGTCGTCCTGGTGCCGGAGCCGGCGTATCCGGTGTATGCCATTACCGCGAAGTTTTCCGGCGGCGAGGTTTCGTATATGCCGCTGTTGGAGAAAAACGGATACCTTCCGGATTTGAGCGCCGTCGACGACGACACCGCCCGGCGGGCGAGGCTCATGTACCTCAACTATCCGAACAACCCCACCTCGGCAATCGCCGACGAGGCGTATTTCAAAGACGTGGTTACTTTCGCGAAAAAGCACAATATCATCGTCGTCCACGACGCGGCGTATACGGAGCTTTATTTCAATACCGAACGCCCCATGAGCTTTCTTGAAGTGGAGGGGGCGAAGGATGTGGGCATGGAGATACACAGCCTCTCCAAGTCGTTTAATATGACCGGATGGCGCGTCGGCTTCGCCGTGGGGAATCAAAAAATCGTGGGGGGATTGGGGAAGGCGAAATCGAACATGGACTCGGGCATCTTCCAGCCGATACAGGCGGCCGCGGCCTTCGCCCTGGATCACGCCGACGAGCTGTCCGTCCCCATCCGGGACGTCTACCGAAGCCGCAGGAACGTGCTCGCCTCGGCGCTCAAAAAAGCGGGATTACAATGTAGCACGCCGTCGGCCACCTTCTATTTTTGGGTCCGGGTGCCCGAGGGGTATACCTCGGAGTCGTTCACGGAGCTCATGCTGAAGAAGGCCCATATCGTGGTGACCCCCGGTTCCGGCTTCGGCCCCAGCGGAGAGGGCTACGTCAGGCTGACCCTGTGCAC
- a CDS encoding DNA recombination protein RmuC produces the protein MNFISEYGMALLLGGGGLIIALVVLLVYLLASMGRLKHGEEMRQQEMRLIMEQSGRTLAKELQSMMQTVNTSVDNKLTNVQGLIDKRLADNSALLEKRLDINAKSMERTRESVDQRLRNVTETLTGLEVAQQRIVAVGKDILELQDILKAPKLRGGFGEFLLADFLAQILPAEHVKTQYRFSTGEIVDAVIILRDGMVPVDAKFPMENFRKYIGADSDEEKKRAKKTFVGDVKKQVDEISEKYIRTDEGTFAFALMYIPAENIYYETIIRDEDLGGERSLLNYALAKNVIPVSPNSFYAYLQAIALGLKGMRIEEHAREMLGHLDRLKGDFTKFREDFEVLGTHLKNARNKYDDAGSKLGRFEDRLDDVGALGQGEPPAIEES, from the coding sequence ATGAATTTCATATCCGAATACGGCATGGCGCTCCTCCTTGGAGGGGGCGGTCTGATCATCGCCCTTGTCGTGTTGCTCGTCTATCTGTTGGCCTCCATGGGCCGGCTCAAGCACGGCGAGGAGATGCGCCAGCAGGAGATGCGCCTCATTATGGAGCAAAGCGGCCGCACCCTCGCCAAAGAGCTCCAATCGATGATGCAGACGGTCAACACCTCGGTGGACAACAAGCTCACCAACGTCCAGGGCCTCATCGACAAGCGGCTGGCGGACAACTCGGCGCTTTTGGAAAAGCGCTTGGATATCAACGCCAAGTCGATGGAGCGCACCCGGGAGAGCGTGGATCAGCGGCTCCGAAATGTCACTGAGACCCTCACCGGGCTCGAGGTGGCCCAGCAGCGGATCGTGGCGGTGGGAAAGGACATCCTGGAACTCCAGGACATCCTGAAGGCGCCGAAGCTTCGGGGCGGATTCGGGGAGTTTTTACTTGCGGATTTCCTTGCCCAGATACTCCCCGCAGAGCACGTCAAGACCCAGTATCGCTTTTCCACGGGCGAAATCGTGGACGCGGTCATCATCCTCCGGGACGGTATGGTGCCGGTGGACGCCAAGTTTCCCATGGAAAACTTCAGGAAGTATATCGGGGCCGACAGCGACGAGGAGAAGAAGCGGGCGAAGAAAACCTTCGTGGGGGATGTGAAAAAGCAGGTCGACGAGATCTCCGAAAAATATATCCGCACCGACGAGGGAACCTTCGCCTTCGCCCTGATGTATATCCCGGCGGAGAATATATATTATGAAACCATCATCCGGGACGAGGATTTGGGGGGTGAGCGGTCGCTGTTGAACTATGCCCTCGCGAAAAACGTCATCCCGGTATCCCCCAACAGCTTTTACGCCTATCTTCAGGCCATTGCCCTGGGTCTCAAGGGGATGCGTATCGAGGAGCACGCCCGGGAGATGCTGGGGCATCTGGATCGCCTCAAGGGGGATTTCACCAAATTCCGGGAGGATTTCGAGGTGCTGGGGACGCATCTGAAAAACGCGCGGAACAAATACGACGACGCCGGTTCCAAGCTGGGCAGGTTTGAGGACCGGCTGGATGACGTGGGGGCCCTCGGTCAGGGCGAACCCCCGGCGATCGAGGAATCGTAA
- a CDS encoding 4-hydroxy-tetrahydrodipicolinate reductase, producing the protein MINVAISGASGRMGRTVMTALMGEGDMTLSGALEMPGHPALGTPALAEQGGPGEAAERIKITDDMKAALEGADVLIDFSSPEGTVAVIRAAADAKIAAVTGTTGLSDDDVTRVTEASSVIPVVMAPNMSVGVNVLFKIAGEVAAVLGSAYDVEIIEAHHRQKVDAPSGTAKRLYEIIARALERDTEKAGVYGREGMVGKRTTEEIGVMAVRAGDIVGEHTVIFGGIGERIELVHRAHSRMTLASGAVRAARWVIGRQPGMYDMQDVLGLS; encoded by the coding sequence ATGATTAATGTGGCGATAAGCGGCGCCAGCGGCAGGATGGGGCGGACGGTGATGACCGCCCTGATGGGCGAGGGCGACATGACTCTCTCCGGCGCCCTGGAGATGCCGGGGCATCCGGCCCTGGGAACCCCCGCGTTGGCGGAGCAGGGTGGGCCGGGGGAGGCGGCGGAGAGGATTAAAATTACTGATGATATGAAGGCCGCCCTCGAAGGGGCGGATGTGCTGATAGATTTTTCATCGCCCGAGGGGACCGTGGCGGTGATTCGGGCCGCGGCGGATGCGAAAATCGCGGCGGTCACCGGCACCACGGGGCTTTCCGATGACGATGTGACCCGGGTAACGGAGGCGTCCTCGGTGATTCCTGTGGTGATGGCCCCCAATATGAGCGTGGGCGTGAACGTCCTGTTCAAGATCGCGGGCGAAGTGGCGGCGGTGCTGGGAAGTGCCTACGACGTGGAGATCATCGAGGCCCATCACCGACAGAAGGTGGACGCCCCCAGCGGCACGGCGAAACGACTCTACGAGATCATCGCCCGGGCGCTGGAGCGGGATACGGAAAAGGCCGGGGTGTACGGCCGGGAGGGGATGGTGGGCAAACGTACCACGGAAGAAATCGGCGTGATGGCGGTGAGGGCCGGGGACATCGTGGGCGAGCACACGGTCATCTTCGGCGGTATCGGGGAGCGCATCGAGCTGGTGCACCGGGCCCACAGCCGCATGACGTTGGCCTCCGGCGCGGTTCGCGCCGCACGCTGGGTCATCGGACGTCAGCCCGGAATGTACGACATGCAGGATGTGCTGGGTCTCTCGTAA
- a CDS encoding fumarylacetoacetate hydrolase family protein — MKIARFFADSSVRYGIVDGDDIIELVNGEIPSDEDAVVYLLPEVTLLAPTAPSKVVAVGLNYTDHAKEVGMDLPADPMIFLKPSTSIIGPDENIIYPVMSERVDYEGELAVVISQEAKNVSPEDAEEYILGYTCVNDVTARDLQVKDVQFTRAKSFDTFCPIGPWIDTDIDPTDVAIETRVNNKTVQSSHTKHLNWDVFELVSFISRIMTLLPGDVIATGTPAGIGPLEPGDRVDVTIAGIGTLSNRVIEAE, encoded by the coding sequence ATGAAGATCGCCCGTTTTTTTGCCGACTCATCGGTCCGGTACGGCATCGTGGATGGAGACGACATCATAGAGCTTGTGAATGGAGAGATCCCGTCGGATGAAGACGCGGTCGTCTATCTCCTGCCGGAGGTGACGCTCCTGGCCCCCACGGCACCCTCGAAGGTGGTGGCGGTGGGCCTGAATTACACCGACCACGCCAAGGAGGTGGGGATGGACCTTCCCGCAGACCCGATGATTTTTCTCAAGCCGTCCACGTCCATCATCGGACCGGATGAGAATATCATCTACCCCGTCATGTCGGAACGGGTGGACTACGAGGGTGAGCTGGCGGTGGTCATCTCCCAGGAGGCGAAAAACGTCTCCCCCGAAGACGCCGAGGAGTATATCCTGGGCTATACCTGCGTCAACGACGTGACGGCCCGGGACCTCCAGGTGAAGGATGTACAGTTCACCCGGGCGAAGTCCTTCGACACATTCTGCCCCATCGGGCCCTGGATCGATACCGATATCGATCCCACCGATGTCGCCATCGAGACCAGGGTCAACAACAAGACGGTACAGTCATCACACACGAAACACCTCAACTGGGACGTGTTCGAGCTGGTATCGTTCATCTCGCGGATTATGACCCTGCTTCCCGGAGACGTCATCGCCACCGGAACCCCGGCGGGGATCGGCCCCCTGGAGCCGGGGGACCGGGTGGACGTGACCATCGCCGGAATCGGGACCCTGTCCAACCGCGTGATTGAGGCGGAGTAA